The DNA sequence GTAGGAAATATGCCTACTGAACAGGTGATCAATTTTATGAGTGTTGAAAAAGCAGAACATAAACTGAATCTCCTGAACTTTGAAAGCTCTTACAATAAAGCAAAGGATATTTTTCATTTTTAAGAATAAATCATAAATTTCATTGATCTAGCAACTTAAATAGATCTTAAGATGGTATAAGGTTCAATTTGTCATTCCGTAGGAATCCGGATTATTTTTTTTCAATAATGAAATTAAGATTCCTACGGAATGACAAAAATACGCTGAACTATTTATCATCTTAATGTGTTCAAATATAATGGATTGTGTCCATAGTCATATTTAGTATTAATTCCAAAATCAACAAAATGTCTCCAATAATCTCCCCATCCGAACTTAAAAATATCCCGACAGAAAACCTTGTTATTCTTGATGCAAGAACAGGAAAAGAGGTAAAGCAGAACTATCTTGAAAGACATATTAAAGGAGCCAGATTCATTGATCTGGATAAAGATTTGGCTGAGATTGGAGAGAATGCTGCTTTTGGGGGAAGGCATCCGCTTCCTTCCGTAGAAAAATTTGCAGAAACACTTTCAAATCTTGGAATCGCTGAAAACTCTCACATCATTGTGTATGATGATAAAAATGCTTCAAATGCAGCGGCAAGAGCCTGGTGGATGTTAAGATCTTTTGGGTTTGAAAATGTACAGGTCCTGGATGGCGGAATACAGGCTGCAGAAAAAAGCGGACTGGAGTTTTCTTCAGGAGAAGAGATATTTGATAAAGCTTCTTTAATCAAAAAAGATCACTGGAGTCTTCCGGTTTCCAGTCTTGAAATTGTTGAAAGTGACTTGAATAATAATTCTTCTACTGTTATTGATGTAAGAGATGCTTACCGGTACAAAGGAGAATCAGAGCCCATTGATCTTGTTGCCGGCCATATTCCGGGAGCAATCAATATTCCTTTTTCTGAAAATCTTGATGAGAACGGAAATTTCCTGAGTCCGGAAATTTTAAAAGAAAAATACAGG is a window from the Chryseobacterium indologenes genome containing:
- a CDS encoding sulfurtransferase — its product is MSPIISPSELKNIPTENLVILDARTGKEVKQNYLERHIKGARFIDLDKDLAEIGENAAFGGRHPLPSVEKFAETLSNLGIAENSHIIVYDDKNASNAAARAWWMLRSFGFENVQVLDGGIQAAEKSGLEFSSGEEIFDKASLIKKDHWSLPVSSLEIVESDLNNNSSTVIDVRDAYRYKGESEPIDLVAGHIPGAINIPFSENLDENGNFLSPEILKEKYRHLLEGKPEHMIIHCGSGVTACHTILALDYAGFPMPDLYVGSWSEWSRREGKEIAKEI